A genome region from Halarchaeum grantii includes the following:
- the mobB gene encoding molybdopterin-guanine dinucleotide biosynthesis protein B, producing the protein MKVVGIVGPSDAGKTTLVERLVPALAEHGPVGTVKSIHHDVELDEAGKDTHRHRTAGAERVVGVTPSLTATFRSVGKDDGGEGEALARALDEFDDAAFVLVEGFADSPHPKIAVGDVAEDALGGRVLARVTDGESADVAALVAAVRALEDA; encoded by the coding sequence ATGAAGGTCGTCGGAATCGTCGGGCCGAGCGACGCCGGGAAGACCACGCTCGTCGAGCGCCTCGTGCCCGCGCTCGCCGAACACGGGCCGGTCGGGACGGTGAAGTCCATCCACCACGACGTCGAACTCGACGAGGCCGGAAAGGACACCCACCGCCACCGGACGGCGGGTGCCGAGCGCGTCGTCGGCGTCACGCCGTCGCTCACCGCGACGTTCCGGTCGGTCGGGAAGGACGACGGCGGCGAGGGGGAGGCGCTCGCACGCGCACTCGACGAGTTCGACGACGCGGCGTTCGTCCTCGTCGAGGGGTTCGCGGACTCACCCCACCCGAAGATCGCGGTCGGCGACGTGGCCGAGGACGCGCTCGGCGGCCGCGTTCTCGCGCGCGTCACCGACGGCGAATCGGCGGACGTCGCGGCACTCGTCGCGGCAGTCCGGGCGCTCGAGGACGCGTGA
- a CDS encoding trimeric intracellular cation channel family protein yields the protein MLPDLLDGLVADPFAVLNAVGLVAFALVGATKAIREEFDLFGVTVVGLGTAFAGGATRDILVGRVPLALQSFGEISLGLLGVALAIALSVTFDDADEHPVAVASDAAGLAAFATAGAIVATDVGVSGFGVVAIAVINACGGGAFADILLDRSPFILVEDFYASCTVLGGLTYWLVDVGAFAGVVGSAAGTAAACCAAVTIGARFVGVYFGWRLPTAQSLAVHTSRGER from the coding sequence ATGCTTCCCGACCTCCTCGATGGTCTCGTCGCCGACCCGTTCGCGGTGCTGAACGCGGTCGGTCTCGTCGCGTTCGCGCTCGTCGGCGCGACGAAGGCGATCCGCGAGGAGTTCGACCTCTTCGGCGTGACCGTCGTCGGCCTCGGGACGGCGTTCGCAGGCGGCGCGACCCGCGACATCCTCGTCGGCCGCGTCCCGCTCGCGCTCCAGTCCTTCGGCGAAATCTCGCTGGGCCTGCTCGGCGTCGCGCTCGCCATCGCGCTCAGCGTCACCTTCGACGACGCCGACGAGCACCCGGTGGCGGTCGCCTCCGACGCCGCCGGTCTCGCGGCGTTCGCGACTGCGGGCGCCATCGTCGCCACCGACGTCGGCGTCTCCGGCTTCGGCGTCGTCGCCATCGCCGTCATCAACGCCTGCGGGGGCGGCGCGTTCGCGGACATCCTCCTCGACCGCTCGCCGTTCATCCTCGTCGAGGACTTCTACGCGAGCTGTACGGTCCTCGGCGGCCTCACCTACTGGCTCGTCGACGTCGGCGCGTTCGCCGGCGTCGTCGGGAGCGCGGCGGGCACCGCCGCCGCGTGCTGTGCCGCCGTCACCATCGGCGCGCGCTTCGTCGGCGTCTACTTCGGCTGGCGCCTCCCGACCGCGCAGTCGCTCGCCGTCCACACGAGTCGCGGCGAGCGCTGA
- a CDS encoding bacterio-opsin activator domain-containing protein, which produces MTEDGDGAGTRFRAPADRDVLDGRARALSALFDDGVYHVDASGAVLAVNDVARERLGYEAGALAGSSLATLLGERDAARVRDHLDAAADARVTNRDATRTLDATVRDAAGTRVARTLRVTPVAADGAGVVVAEVPDDGDERAGASDDESQRSRPRDGDVNRFHDAVHEVTAAVIERATRREVERAACERLAASECYECAWLGAPEPRSETVSVRADAGGDATPDAVALSGASDGADSLSGRALEAGEIRTTREHALAEAEAVASAAEAAAIPVVNGETTYGVLVVYADREDAFGAAERGIVARLGRVVGHAIAAAERKRALVSETVVELEFRLHDAVRSLDDAEDPDGTITLERAIPVRDDAFRIYGVADERSVEAVDAMTAAVDEWDEVSVVSEQPDGVRFELRVSDVPVMSEVASLGGAIASVVVDGRDLDMTVHLPEESAVRRVVETIRAVDGDAEPIAQRRVPAHDDSLERLHAVWSEALTERQRTAVESAYFMGYFEWPRETSGSAVAEALGVSPPTFSQHLRAVQRKVFGRLLDDA; this is translated from the coding sequence ATGACCGAAGACGGAGACGGCGCCGGCACGCGGTTTCGGGCGCCGGCGGACCGCGACGTGCTGGACGGCCGCGCGCGTGCGCTCTCGGCGCTGTTCGACGACGGCGTCTACCACGTCGACGCGTCGGGGGCGGTGCTCGCGGTGAACGACGTCGCCCGCGAGCGACTGGGCTACGAGGCGGGCGCCCTCGCCGGGTCGTCGCTCGCGACGCTGCTCGGCGAGCGCGACGCCGCGCGCGTTCGCGACCACCTCGACGCGGCGGCCGACGCCCGCGTCACCAACCGGGATGCCACCCGCACCCTCGACGCGACGGTGCGAGACGCGGCGGGGACGCGAGTCGCGCGAACGCTGCGCGTCACGCCGGTGGCGGCGGACGGTGCGGGCGTCGTCGTCGCCGAGGTCCCCGACGACGGCGACGAGCGGGCGGGGGCGTCGGACGACGAGTCGCAGCGGAGTCGACCGCGTGACGGCGACGTGAACCGGTTCCACGACGCGGTGCACGAGGTGACGGCGGCCGTCATCGAGCGCGCGACCCGTCGGGAGGTCGAGCGCGCGGCCTGCGAGCGCCTCGCCGCCTCGGAGTGCTACGAGTGCGCGTGGCTGGGCGCGCCGGAACCGCGCTCGGAGACGGTGTCGGTGCGTGCGGACGCGGGCGGGGACGCGACGCCCGACGCCGTCGCGCTCTCGGGGGCGTCGGACGGGGCCGACTCGCTGAGCGGGCGCGCGCTCGAGGCGGGCGAGATACGGACGACCCGGGAGCACGCGCTCGCGGAGGCGGAGGCCGTCGCATCGGCGGCGGAGGCGGCCGCGATTCCGGTCGTCAACGGGGAGACGACGTACGGCGTTCTCGTGGTCTACGCGGACCGCGAGGACGCGTTCGGGGCGGCGGAGCGCGGAATCGTCGCCCGCCTCGGCCGCGTCGTCGGGCACGCGATCGCGGCCGCGGAGCGCAAGCGCGCGCTCGTGAGCGAGACGGTCGTGGAGCTCGAGTTCCGCCTGCACGACGCGGTGCGCTCGCTCGACGACGCGGAGGACCCGGACGGAACGATCACGCTCGAGCGCGCGATTCCGGTACGCGACGACGCGTTCCGCATCTACGGCGTCGCCGACGAGCGCTCGGTGGAGGCGGTCGACGCGATGACGGCGGCCGTCGACGAGTGGGACGAGGTCTCGGTGGTGAGCGAGCAACCGGACGGCGTTCGCTTCGAACTCCGCGTGAGCGACGTGCCGGTGATGTCGGAGGTGGCGTCGCTGGGCGGCGCGATAGCGTCGGTCGTCGTCGACGGGCGCGACCTCGACATGACCGTCCACCTCCCGGAGGAGTCGGCGGTACGCCGCGTCGTCGAGACGATTCGGGCGGTCGACGGCGACGCGGAGCCCATCGCGCAGCGTCGCGTGCCCGCGCACGACGACTCGCTGGAGCGCCTGCACGCGGTCTGGTCGGAGGCGCTCACGGAGCGCCAGCGCACCGCCGTCGAGTCGGCGTACTTCATGGGCTATTTCGAGTGGCCGCGCGAGACGAGCGGGTCGGCGGTCGCGGAGGCGCTCGGCGTCTCGCCGCCGACGTTCTCACAGCACCTCCGGGCCGTCCAGCGGAAGGTCTTCGGTCGCCTCCTCGACGACGCGTAG
- a CDS encoding pyridoxal phosphate-dependent decarboxylase family protein, translated as MSADGLFLDADLGEKAYRSAMAHAVDAVLDARDDEPYSGATPDALAAELDAPVLPEDGVGLSNAIEDVAGDVLAHSVDTSHPRTAAHLQCPPMIPALAAEAMLTATNQSLDSFDQAPAATVLEGRVVSALADLFDLPSDADGVFTSGATQSNFQALLLARDRSLAEHLEYDVQRDGLPAAARDLRVVVSEEAHFTTEQAAHFLGLGEDAVVAVETDADHRMDADALAATLDHLDREGREVFAVVGTAGTTDFGAIDPLDALADAAAEHDAWFHVDAAYGGALALTDESDRLAGIERADSLAVDFHKLFFQPISCGAFLVRDGAAFRRMARTAAYLNPEAHAERGVPNLVGKSTQTTRRFDALKPYLTFRAVGRERLGALVDATLALADRTAALLADADDFELLADPSLTTVLFRYRPRERMPDAAVSDLNAAVREALLADGTALVARTDVAGVTSLKLTLLNPTATLDDVAETLDAIRAVAADVEAAGEVSP; from the coding sequence GTGAGCGCCGACGGTCTCTTCCTCGACGCCGACCTCGGCGAGAAGGCCTACCGGAGTGCGATGGCGCACGCCGTCGACGCCGTCCTCGACGCCCGCGACGACGAGCCCTACTCGGGCGCCACTCCGGACGCTCTCGCCGCCGAACTCGACGCGCCCGTCCTCCCCGAGGACGGCGTCGGCCTCTCGAACGCCATCGAGGACGTCGCGGGCGACGTGCTCGCGCACTCCGTCGACACCTCCCATCCCCGGACGGCCGCGCACCTCCAGTGCCCGCCCATGATACCCGCGCTCGCCGCCGAGGCGATGCTCACGGCGACCAACCAGTCGCTCGACTCCTTCGATCAGGCACCCGCCGCCACCGTCCTCGAGGGGCGCGTCGTCAGCGCGCTCGCCGACCTCTTCGACCTCCCCTCGGACGCGGACGGCGTCTTCACGAGCGGCGCCACGCAGTCGAACTTCCAGGCGCTCCTCCTCGCGCGCGACCGCTCCCTCGCCGAGCACCTCGAATACGACGTCCAGCGCGACGGCCTCCCCGCCGCGGCGCGCGACCTGCGCGTCGTCGTCTCGGAGGAAGCGCACTTTACCACCGAGCAGGCCGCCCACTTCCTCGGCCTCGGCGAGGACGCCGTCGTCGCCGTCGAGACCGACGCCGACCACCGGATGGACGCCGACGCGCTCGCCGCGACGCTCGACCACCTCGACCGTGAGGGACGCGAGGTGTTCGCCGTCGTCGGCACCGCGGGCACGACGGACTTCGGCGCCATCGACCCGCTCGACGCGCTCGCCGACGCCGCCGCCGAACACGACGCGTGGTTCCACGTGGACGCGGCCTACGGCGGCGCGCTCGCGCTCACGGACGAATCCGACCGCCTCGCCGGCATCGAGCGCGCGGACTCGCTCGCCGTCGACTTCCACAAGCTCTTCTTCCAGCCCATCAGCTGCGGCGCGTTCCTCGTCCGCGACGGCGCGGCGTTCCGCCGGATGGCGCGCACCGCCGCCTACCTCAACCCCGAGGCGCACGCGGAGCGCGGCGTCCCGAACCTCGTCGGCAAGTCCACGCAGACGACGCGGCGCTTCGACGCGCTCAAACCCTACCTCACCTTCCGCGCCGTCGGCCGCGAACGCCTCGGCGCGCTCGTCGACGCGACGCTCGCGCTCGCCGACCGGACGGCCGCGCTCCTCGCCGACGCCGACGACTTCGAACTCCTCGCCGACCCCTCGCTCACCACCGTCCTCTTCCGGTATCGGCCGCGCGAGCGCATGCCCGACGCGGCCGTGAGCGACCTGAACGCCGCCGTCCGAGAGGCGCTGCTCGCGGACGGTACGGCGCTCGTCGCGCGCACCGACGTCGCCGGCGTCACCAGCCTGAAGCTCACCCTCCTGAACCCGACGGCGACGCTCGACGACGTCGCCGAGACGCTCGACGCGATTCGGGCCGTCGCCGCCGACGTCGAGGCGGCCGGGGAGGTGTCCCCGTGA